The Microbulbifer sp. YPW1 genome contains a region encoding:
- a CDS encoding electron transfer flavoprotein subunit beta/FixA family protein, translating to MKVLVAVKRVVDYNVKVRPKADGSDVDTANVKMSINPFCEIAVEEAVRLKEKGVVSEIVAVSMGPKQCQEQIRTALALGADRGIQVETDAELQPLAVAKCLKALVEKEEPQLVILGKQSIDGDNNQTGQMLAALTGMGQGTFASEVNVEEGSVKVTREIDGGLQTVELTLPAVVTTDLRLNEPRYASLPNIMKAKKKPLDTTTPDELGVDIAPRTKTLKVEPPAERQAGIKVADVAELVEKLKSEAKVI from the coding sequence ATGAAAGTTCTTGTAGCTGTGAAACGCGTTGTCGATTACAACGTGAAAGTTCGCCCGAAGGCGGACGGTTCAGATGTGGACACTGCCAACGTTAAGATGTCCATCAACCCCTTCTGCGAGATTGCGGTAGAAGAGGCGGTGCGCCTGAAAGAAAAGGGTGTGGTCAGCGAGATCGTTGCTGTATCCATGGGCCCCAAGCAGTGCCAGGAACAGATTCGTACTGCGCTGGCGCTGGGCGCTGACCGCGGCATCCAGGTTGAAACCGATGCTGAGCTGCAGCCGCTTGCGGTTGCCAAGTGCCTCAAGGCTCTTGTGGAAAAAGAAGAGCCGCAGCTGGTTATCCTCGGTAAACAGTCCATCGATGGCGACAACAACCAGACCGGCCAGATGCTGGCCGCGCTGACCGGCATGGGGCAGGGCACTTTCGCTTCCGAAGTGAATGTAGAAGAAGGCTCTGTAAAGGTTACCCGTGAAATCGACGGCGGTCTGCAGACCGTTGAGCTGACTCTGCCTGCTGTGGTTACCACCGACCTGCGCCTGAATGAGCCCCGTTACGCTTCTCTTCCCAACATCATGAAGGCGAAGAAAAAGCCCCTCGACACCACCACTCCGGATGAGCTGGGTGTCGATATCGCCCCGCGCACCAAGACCCTGAAAGTTGAGCCGCCGGCCGAGCGCCAGGCGGGCATCAAGGTTGCCGATGTAGCGGAACTGGTGGAAAAACTGAAAAGCGAGGCGAAAGTAATCTGA
- the gspF gene encoding type II secretion system inner membrane protein GspF: protein MGAFEYTALNSGGRKNRGTLEADSAKAARQQLRARGLIPLEVTAASESSGSAGASILSGSPGLSVKALALLTRQIATLLRAGIPLEETLGAIANQSRNQKVRRIVLAVRAKVLEGHSFAQALASFPRAFPKLYRATVEAGEHSGHLDDVLERLADYTESQQQFRQKVQLALIYPLVLVVICVLVVTGLMVYVVPDVIEVFTGTGQQLPLATRILVSISDFISAWGWLIPPVIIALVVCWTLLLRRPGFRYRFHHRLLDMPAIGWLVRGGQSSRYVGTLAILTGSSVPLVQAMGIASGVMSNDFLKERLQIAQKFVREGGSLRKALEDVEYFPPMMTYMVASGESSGTLDQMLVRAAENQERDLQGAVTAFVSLFEPIMLLVMAGIVLFIVMAIMMPIMNMNQLVV, encoded by the coding sequence ATGGGTGCATTCGAGTACACCGCCCTCAACAGTGGTGGCCGCAAAAACCGCGGCACTCTGGAAGCCGACAGCGCCAAGGCGGCGCGGCAACAGCTGCGCGCAAGGGGGCTGATTCCCCTGGAAGTGACGGCTGCTTCCGAGTCTTCCGGCTCCGCGGGGGCAAGTATCCTGTCTGGCAGCCCGGGGCTGAGTGTCAAGGCGCTGGCGTTGCTTACCCGTCAGATCGCGACGCTGTTGCGCGCCGGTATTCCCCTCGAAGAAACCCTCGGCGCCATTGCCAATCAGTCCCGCAACCAGAAAGTTCGCCGGATTGTGCTTGCGGTGCGAGCCAAGGTGCTCGAAGGCCACAGCTTTGCGCAGGCGCTGGCGAGCTTTCCGCGCGCGTTCCCCAAGCTTTACCGGGCCACGGTGGAGGCGGGAGAGCATTCCGGCCACCTGGACGATGTACTGGAGCGTCTCGCCGATTACACCGAGAGCCAGCAGCAATTCCGGCAGAAGGTACAGCTGGCGTTGATCTACCCGCTGGTACTGGTGGTTATCTGTGTTCTGGTGGTTACCGGTCTCATGGTCTATGTGGTACCGGATGTGATTGAAGTATTCACCGGCACCGGCCAGCAACTCCCGCTGGCGACCCGGATACTGGTTTCGATCAGTGATTTCATTTCCGCCTGGGGCTGGCTGATTCCCCCGGTGATCATTGCCCTGGTGGTGTGCTGGACACTGCTGTTACGGCGCCCGGGGTTTCGCTATCGCTTCCACCACCGCCTGCTGGATATGCCGGCAATCGGCTGGCTGGTGCGCGGTGGCCAGAGTTCACGCTATGTGGGTACCCTGGCGATCCTGACCGGCAGCAGCGTGCCGTTAGTGCAGGCCATGGGTATTGCCAGCGGGGTAATGAGCAATGATTTCCTGAAAGAGCGCCTGCAGATAGCGCAGAAGTTTGTGCGCGAGGGCGGCAGCCTGCGCAAGGCTCTGGAGGATGTGGAGTATTTCCCGCCGATGATGACTTATATGGTCGCCAGCGGTGAGTCCTCGGGCACCCTCGACCAGATGCTGGTGCGTGCGGCGGAAAATCAGGAGCGGGACCTGCAGGGTGCAGTAACCGCGTTTGTGAGCCTGTTTGAGCCAATCATGTTGCTGGTGATGGCGGGTATCGTGCTGTTTATCGTAATGGCAATCATGATGCCGATTATGAATATGAACCAGCTGGTCGTTTGA
- the gspI gene encoding type II secretion system minor pseudopilin GspI produces the protein MNTERCSSHALRNTYRSQRGFTLVEVLVALVIFGVIAASVLKTLQDSVRQQAALEQRLTANWVAQQALAEIRLRTDWPPLGKKTEKVSLADRDWEVSAEVKTTNEPKMRHIIVQVGMPEQPPILTIDSWVAQSVGSAATSGSSTGGGRSP, from the coding sequence ATGAATACTGAGCGCTGCTCAAGTCACGCACTGCGAAATACCTATCGCAGCCAGCGGGGATTTACCCTGGTAGAGGTGCTGGTGGCACTGGTTATTTTTGGGGTGATTGCAGCCAGTGTGCTGAAAACCCTGCAGGACAGTGTGCGACAGCAGGCCGCGCTCGAACAGCGGCTCACGGCCAACTGGGTCGCGCAACAGGCGCTTGCGGAAATCCGCCTGCGTACAGACTGGCCGCCGCTGGGCAAAAAGACCGAGAAGGTATCCCTGGCGGACCGGGATTGGGAAGTCTCCGCAGAAGTCAAAACCACCAATGAGCCGAAAATGCGGCACATCATTGTCCAGGTCGGGATGCCGGAGCAGCCACCGATTCTCACCATTGATTCGTGGGTGGCGCAATCGGTCGGTAGTGCGGCGACCTCAGGCTCGAGCACAGGGGGAGGGCGGTCCCCATGA
- the gspD gene encoding type II secretion system secretin GspD — MMSVYHRRLVAAALGFLLSFSVLAQSSPERVTLSLDNADIRDLINWAADFTGKNIIVHPNVKGKVTVVAGDPMTHPQAFDVFMSVLQVNGFSLVEQGDAWKVVPDALAKQQAIPVIDDQTRAPGEALVVRTVRVENISAAQLIAMLRPLIPQTGHLAAYADTNTLIVADRAANIDQIVRLIKQLDRAGAIDIELVPLAFASAKEVKQVINELLQGGGKQAGNDVQPLRIAVDERSNSILLTGDPVTRQQLKKVIERLDQPLAGEGNTAVVYVQYASAADLKPILEGMSGSIQKTEKDQQVADVEVSIQVNEELNALVLTAPPSLLETMKGVIAKLDVRRAQVLIEAIIVEVTEGTGNKLGVKWIAGDDDDVFAGFENDFAETPIIDSDGNVLSEVNPFSLAPANLARSGLNLGFLSGTDVRVAVNAMASENNANILSTPTIMALDNEEAEILVGQNVPFITGEQLLSGSNNDPFTTIQRQDVGTTLKVTPRVNNNNSVTLEIEQKVENVLPVASSAASDIVTSKREIRTKVLIDDGAILVLGGLIEDKVTEINQKVPLLGDIPGIGRLFRNSDKEVAKTNLMVFLRPKILSTQIAGYEETRKRYRDMQEKQLQLRGNTSRLWDWNHGEVMPDLLPPGSGNATEGDVLPVEPEDVK; from the coding sequence ATGATGAGCGTGTATCACCGACGGCTGGTTGCAGCCGCCCTGGGTTTTTTGTTGTCGTTTTCGGTGCTGGCTCAGTCTTCCCCGGAGAGGGTTACCCTTTCACTGGATAACGCCGATATTCGCGACCTGATCAACTGGGCCGCGGACTTCACCGGCAAGAACATCATTGTTCATCCCAATGTCAAAGGTAAGGTGACGGTGGTCGCGGGTGATCCGATGACCCATCCGCAGGCCTTTGATGTGTTTATGTCGGTACTTCAGGTCAATGGCTTCAGCCTGGTAGAGCAGGGCGATGCCTGGAAAGTGGTGCCCGATGCGCTTGCCAAGCAACAGGCCATCCCGGTGATCGATGACCAGACCCGCGCGCCCGGAGAAGCCCTGGTGGTGCGTACTGTCCGGGTCGAGAACATTTCTGCCGCGCAGCTGATCGCCATGCTGCGCCCACTGATTCCCCAGACAGGCCACCTGGCCGCCTACGCCGATACCAACACACTGATCGTCGCCGACCGTGCGGCGAACATCGACCAGATCGTGCGTTTGATCAAGCAATTGGATAGGGCTGGTGCCATCGATATCGAGCTGGTACCCCTAGCGTTTGCCTCCGCGAAGGAGGTCAAGCAGGTCATCAACGAGCTCCTCCAGGGCGGCGGCAAGCAGGCGGGTAACGATGTCCAGCCGCTGCGCATCGCCGTGGACGAGCGCTCCAACAGCATTCTTCTTACCGGTGATCCGGTTACCCGCCAGCAGCTCAAGAAAGTAATCGAGCGGCTTGACCAGCCCCTGGCCGGGGAAGGCAATACCGCCGTGGTATACGTGCAGTACGCCAGTGCGGCCGATCTGAAACCGATCCTCGAGGGGATGAGCGGCAGCATCCAGAAAACCGAGAAAGACCAGCAGGTGGCTGACGTCGAGGTGAGCATCCAGGTCAACGAGGAGTTGAATGCGCTGGTGCTCACCGCTCCACCGTCTCTGCTGGAGACCATGAAAGGGGTGATAGCCAAGCTCGACGTGCGCCGGGCGCAGGTGCTGATTGAGGCAATTATCGTCGAAGTGACTGAGGGCACCGGCAACAAGCTCGGTGTGAAGTGGATTGCGGGCGATGACGATGACGTGTTCGCCGGTTTTGAAAACGACTTTGCGGAAACACCGATCATCGACTCTGATGGCAACGTGCTGTCCGAGGTCAATCCATTCTCCCTTGCGCCCGCGAACCTGGCCCGCTCCGGCCTGAACCTGGGCTTCCTCAGCGGTACCGATGTGCGTGTGGCGGTCAATGCCATGGCCAGTGAGAACAACGCGAATATCCTGTCCACGCCCACCATCATGGCGCTGGATAACGAGGAAGCGGAAATTCTGGTGGGCCAGAATGTGCCGTTTATCACCGGCGAGCAGTTGCTTTCCGGTAGCAACAACGACCCGTTTACCACGATTCAGCGCCAGGACGTGGGTACCACGCTCAAGGTCACGCCACGGGTGAATAACAACAATTCCGTCACACTGGAAATCGAGCAGAAAGTTGAAAACGTTCTGCCGGTGGCCAGTTCGGCAGCCTCGGATATCGTTACCAGCAAGCGTGAGATCCGTACCAAGGTACTGATCGACGATGGCGCGATTCTGGTGTTGGGCGGTCTGATCGAAGACAAAGTCACCGAAATCAACCAGAAGGTGCCGCTGCTGGGCGACATTCCCGGAATCGGTCGCCTGTTCCGCAACTCGGACAAGGAAGTTGCTAAAACCAACCTGATGGTGTTCCTGCGCCCGAAAATTCTCAGCACGCAGATTGCTGGGTATGAAGAAACCCGCAAGCGCTATCGCGATATGCAGGAGAAACAGCTGCAGTTGCGTGGCAATACCAGCCGTCTCTGGGACTGGAACCACGGTGAGGTCATGCCGGATCTGCTGCCGCCTGGCTCTGGCAATGCGACAGAGGGAGATGTACTCCCGGTGGAGCCTGAGGACGTCAAGTGA
- a CDS encoding type II secretion system protein N yields the protein MSLVKRTISSALQNPAASGGNTARRSLLATAAVVGGWLAVNVMAYGHLAVPAEADGGLLAERSTRSTQSNAAASLPTTPFFGVAAVKNEAEPELDLANIPITQLNLVLSGVLSSSVNDHASALVAERGKPAERFYVGQSLPGGAEVYSVEVDHIILRRNGQMEKLTYPDADGRPTVPKQYANYAREASRVISANASSNRADKQQSIRDRLEKLREMARQRQGAQQR from the coding sequence ATGTCTTTGGTAAAGCGCACTATATCGTCCGCACTGCAGAATCCTGCGGCGTCCGGTGGAAATACAGCCCGGCGCAGTCTGTTGGCTACGGCGGCCGTCGTAGGCGGCTGGCTCGCGGTCAATGTGATGGCGTATGGGCATCTGGCGGTCCCCGCTGAGGCAGATGGCGGCCTGCTGGCCGAGCGCAGCACGCGGTCAACCCAGTCGAATGCCGCAGCTTCTCTTCCTACTACACCCTTTTTCGGGGTTGCCGCCGTCAAGAACGAGGCGGAACCCGAACTGGATCTGGCCAATATTCCGATTACCCAGCTGAACCTGGTGCTTTCCGGAGTCCTCAGCAGCAGTGTCAACGACCACGCCAGTGCGCTGGTTGCGGAGCGCGGCAAGCCCGCAGAGCGTTTTTACGTTGGGCAGAGTCTGCCCGGTGGCGCAGAGGTCTATTCCGTCGAGGTCGATCATATTATCCTTCGTAGGAACGGTCAGATGGAAAAACTGACCTATCCGGATGCAGATGGCCGACCTACTGTTCCCAAGCAGTATGCGAACTACGCCCGCGAGGCATCCCGGGTGATCAGTGCCAACGCCTCCTCCAATCGCGCGGACAAGCAGCAATCCATCCGCGATCGCCTGGAGAAGCTCCGGGAGATGGCCCGCCAGCGGCAAGGGGCGCAGCAACGCTAA
- a CDS encoding electron transfer flavoprotein subunit alpha/FixB family protein, which yields MSILVIAEHDNAELKGATLNTIAAAKAIGGDIDVLVAGSGCGAAAEAAAKAEGVSKVLVADNAAYEHQLAENVAKLVADLGKNYSHVLAPATTTGKNMLPRAAALLDVQPISDIIAVEGADTFKRPIYAGNVIATVQSSDAIKVASVRTTAFDPVAAEGGSAAVESVDIAEDAAVSKFVGEELAVSDRPELTAARVVISGGRGMQNGENFELLYKVADKLGAAVGASRAAVDAGFVPNDMQVGQTGKIVAPDLYVAVGISGAIQHLAGMKDSKVIVAINKDEEAPIFSVADYGLVADLFDAVPELETKL from the coding sequence ATGAGCATTCTTGTAATTGCGGAGCACGATAACGCCGAACTGAAAGGCGCAACCCTCAACACCATCGCTGCGGCCAAGGCTATCGGTGGCGACATTGATGTACTGGTTGCCGGCAGTGGCTGTGGCGCTGCCGCCGAAGCGGCTGCAAAAGCAGAAGGTGTAAGCAAGGTTCTGGTAGCGGACAACGCCGCCTACGAGCACCAGCTGGCTGAGAATGTGGCCAAGCTGGTGGCGGATCTGGGCAAGAACTACAGCCACGTACTGGCTCCGGCCACTACCACGGGCAAGAACATGCTGCCGCGCGCAGCCGCTCTGCTGGACGTTCAGCCGATCTCCGACATTATCGCGGTCGAGGGTGCGGACACCTTCAAGCGTCCGATTTACGCCGGTAACGTGATTGCCACCGTGCAGAGCTCCGATGCCATCAAGGTGGCCTCCGTGCGTACCACTGCGTTTGACCCGGTTGCCGCAGAAGGTGGCAGTGCAGCGGTCGAGAGCGTGGACATCGCTGAAGATGCAGCGGTTTCCAAGTTTGTCGGTGAAGAGCTGGCAGTGTCCGACCGTCCGGAACTGACTGCCGCGCGCGTGGTCATTTCTGGTGGTCGCGGTATGCAGAACGGCGAGAACTTTGAGCTGCTGTACAAGGTGGCGGACAAACTGGGTGCTGCTGTTGGTGCATCCCGCGCTGCCGTTGATGCCGGCTTTGTGCCCAACGACATGCAGGTCGGTCAGACCGGCAAGATTGTTGCCCCTGATCTGTACGTCGCCGTTGGTATCTCTGGCGCCATCCAGCACCTGGCGGGTATGAAGGACTCCAAGGTGATTGTGGCCATCAACAAAGATGAAGAAGCGCCGATCTTCTCGGTGGCGGATTACGGCCTCGTGGCCGACCTGTTCGATGCGGTCCCTGAGCTTGAAACAAAGCTGTAA
- the gspG gene encoding type II secretion system major pseudopilin GspG, whose translation MKNLRKQGGFTLIEIMVVIVILGVLGALVVPNIMGRTGEARMKAATVDLRAISTALDMYRMDNFVYPSSDQGLEALVSKPSGFPEAKNWTEPYLKKAPKDPWGNQYQYISPGSSGPYDLFSLGADGKPGGEGEAADLFASEL comes from the coding sequence ATGAAAAATCTGCGCAAACAAGGGGGCTTTACCCTCATTGAGATCATGGTGGTAATCGTGATTCTCGGGGTGCTGGGCGCCCTGGTTGTACCCAATATCATGGGCCGTACCGGTGAAGCCCGTATGAAGGCTGCCACGGTCGACCTGCGGGCCATTTCCACCGCGCTGGATATGTACCGCATGGACAACTTCGTATACCCCAGTTCCGATCAGGGGCTGGAGGCGCTGGTCAGCAAGCCCTCCGGGTTCCCGGAGGCCAAAAACTGGACCGAGCCCTACCTGAAGAAAGCGCCGAAGGATCCCTGGGGCAACCAGTACCAGTACATCAGCCCTGGCAGCTCGGGTCCCTACGACCTGTTTTCACTGGGTGCCGATGGCAAGCCCGGTGGTGAAGGCGAAGCGGCCGATCTGTTCGCTTCCGAGCTCTGA
- the gspE gene encoding type II secretion system ATPase GspE, whose translation MTDLALKRLPYAFAKRHQVLLAEVDGTPVCQYVAPLNPSVLAEVQRLCETPLGIAAVDAEVFQEALQRQYENREGGNLSDVEGLGDDLDLAAVADSLPETEDLLEQEDDAPIVKLINAIFAESLKQGASDIHIETFEKRLVVRFRVDGVLREVLQPRRALAPLLVSRIKVMAKLDIAEKRVPQDGRISLLMGGREVDVRVSTMPSSAGERVVMRLLDKQAGKMDMRQLGMAERDLKVMMDLLGRPHGILLVTGPTGSGKTTTLYAGLASINNREKNILTVEDPVEYNLEGVGQTQVNTKADMTFARGLRAILRQDPDVVMVGEIRDLETMQIAIQASLTGHLVLSTLHTNTALGAVTRLVDMGIEPFLLSSSVIGVLAQRLVRVLCPECRQPHPADSFECRVLGVDESVGATIYRPGGCEKCNHSGYLGRVGIYELVPVNEKLRQMIHDRDSESALVQEARTLGPSIRDDGMAKVLAGTTSLEEVLRVTQES comes from the coding sequence ATGACGGATCTCGCGTTAAAACGATTGCCTTACGCCTTCGCCAAGCGCCATCAGGTGCTGTTGGCGGAAGTGGATGGAACCCCCGTCTGTCAGTATGTGGCGCCGCTGAACCCCAGTGTTCTGGCTGAAGTCCAGCGCCTGTGCGAGACCCCACTCGGGATTGCCGCGGTTGACGCAGAGGTGTTCCAGGAGGCGTTGCAACGCCAGTACGAGAACCGCGAAGGCGGCAACCTCTCGGATGTCGAGGGGCTGGGTGACGACCTGGATCTGGCGGCAGTGGCCGATTCCCTGCCGGAAACCGAAGACCTGCTCGAGCAGGAAGACGACGCGCCGATCGTCAAACTGATCAATGCCATCTTTGCCGAGTCGCTCAAGCAGGGCGCCTCGGATATCCATATCGAAACATTCGAAAAACGCCTGGTTGTGCGTTTCCGCGTGGACGGTGTCTTGCGCGAAGTGTTACAGCCGCGGCGCGCGCTGGCACCGCTGCTGGTATCCCGTATCAAGGTAATGGCAAAGCTGGATATCGCCGAGAAGCGCGTGCCCCAGGATGGTCGTATCTCGCTGTTGATGGGGGGCCGCGAAGTGGATGTGCGGGTCTCCACCATGCCGTCTTCTGCCGGCGAGCGCGTGGTGATGCGACTGCTGGACAAGCAGGCGGGAAAAATGGACATGCGCCAGTTGGGAATGGCGGAGCGGGACCTCAAGGTCATGATGGACCTGCTCGGGCGTCCCCACGGTATCCTGCTGGTAACCGGCCCCACGGGCTCTGGTAAAACCACCACCCTGTATGCGGGCCTCGCCAGTATCAATAATCGGGAAAAGAACATTCTTACCGTGGAAGACCCGGTGGAATACAACCTGGAAGGGGTAGGGCAGACTCAGGTCAACACCAAAGCGGATATGACTTTTGCCCGGGGCCTGCGCGCGATTCTGCGACAGGACCCGGATGTGGTGATGGTGGGTGAGATCCGCGACCTGGAAACCATGCAGATCGCCATTCAGGCGAGTTTGACCGGACACCTGGTACTTTCGACCCTGCACACGAACACCGCACTGGGCGCGGTTACCCGTCTGGTCGATATGGGGATCGAGCCCTTCCTGCTGTCATCCAGCGTGATTGGTGTGCTCGCCCAGCGGTTGGTGCGGGTGCTGTGCCCCGAATGTCGCCAGCCCCACCCGGCGGACAGCTTTGAGTGCAGGGTGCTGGGTGTGGATGAGAGTGTTGGCGCGACCATCTACCGTCCAGGTGGCTGCGAGAAATGCAACCACAGTGGTTATCTTGGTCGCGTCGGTATCTATGAACTGGTGCCAGTGAATGAGAAACTGCGGCAGATGATTCACGACCGCGACTCCGAGAGTGCGCTGGTCCAGGAGGCCCGAACACTGGGGCCGAGTATCCGCGATGACGGCATGGCCAAGGTGCTAGCCGGAACCACTTCATTGGAAGAAGTACTTCGGGTAACCCAGGAGTCCTGA
- a CDS encoding type II secretion system protein: MRVAACRQRGFTLIELLVVIVIIASLAGMATLSLSNSDSRNWTGEVQRLANLLQLVSDRALIDKMHYGVVFEEDSYQVVRYDTATMKWQTIDFSGQAGASASARRFTAHQLTPNMRLEILSQTELPGARDADSSFGGSRASGSSSSKDDKAGKKGKEEEILPQFAALSSGEVLPVEIAFLLLKDGDVGRAAVISYSSLYGMQLEWQSDEY; this comes from the coding sequence ATGCGCGTCGCAGCCTGCCGCCAACGGGGTTTTACCCTGATCGAACTGCTGGTGGTGATTGTCATCATCGCTTCACTGGCGGGTATGGCGACGCTTTCCCTGAGCAATAGTGACAGTCGTAACTGGACCGGCGAGGTCCAGCGGCTGGCAAACCTGCTGCAACTGGTTTCAGACCGCGCCTTGATCGACAAGATGCACTACGGAGTGGTGTTCGAAGAGGACAGCTACCAGGTGGTGCGCTACGACACCGCCACCATGAAGTGGCAGACGATCGACTTCTCCGGGCAGGCCGGCGCCTCCGCCAGCGCGCGTCGCTTCACCGCCCATCAGCTCACGCCCAATATGCGTCTGGAAATCCTTTCTCAGACGGAGTTGCCCGGTGCCAGGGATGCCGATTCCAGTTTCGGCGGTAGTCGGGCATCTGGCAGTTCTTCCAGCAAAGATGACAAGGCCGGTAAAAAAGGCAAAGAGGAAGAAATCCTGCCCCAGTTCGCCGCGCTTTCCAGTGGCGAAGTGCTACCGGTGGAAATCGCCTTCCTGCTCCTCAAGGACGGCGATGTAGGCCGCGCCGCGGTCATTTCGTACAGCAGCCTCTACGGTATGCAGCTGGAGTGGCAGAGCGATGAATACTGA
- a CDS encoding electron transfer flavoprotein-ubiquinone oxidoreductase, translated as MEYDVVIVGAGPAGLAAACKLRQINEDISVCVVEKGSEVGAHILSGAVFEPTALNELFPDWKERGAPLETAVKGDDIYVLRGPEKALKVPNMLVPSTMHNDGNYIISLGNLCRWLAEQAEALGVEIFPGFAAAEVLYNEDGSVKGIATGDMGVGADGEHKDSYMQGMELHAKYTLFAEGCRGHLGKQLIAKFSLDADRDPQHYGIGIKEIWKIDSAKHQQGLVVHTAGWPLDESGSAGGGFLYHLEDDQVVVGLITDLSYSNPHVSPFDEFQRYKHHPVIKQYLEGGQRVAYGARAIVKGGLQSQPKMTFPGGLLIGDDAGTLNFAKIKGNHTAMKSGMLAAESVAEALAAERTSDEVTDYSERYKNSWAWKELHMQRNFGPAQHKWGNILGSAYAFLDINVFKGKLPWTLSDNKADHAQLKPAADCKKINYPKPDGVLSFDKLSSVFISNTNHEEDQPCHLTLKDSDIPLNHNLPIYDEPAQRYCPAGVYEVIEEGDSKRFQINAQNCVHCKTCDIKDPTQNIVWVTPEGGGGPNYPNM; from the coding sequence ATGGAATACGACGTAGTCATCGTGGGAGCCGGCCCCGCCGGGCTTGCCGCCGCGTGCAAACTGCGTCAGATCAATGAAGACATCTCCGTCTGCGTCGTGGAAAAAGGCTCCGAAGTGGGCGCCCATATCCTTTCCGGTGCGGTATTCGAACCTACCGCCCTCAACGAACTGTTCCCGGACTGGAAAGAGCGCGGCGCACCTTTGGAAACCGCAGTCAAAGGTGATGACATCTATGTACTGCGCGGCCCGGAAAAGGCACTCAAGGTTCCGAATATGCTGGTACCCAGTACCATGCACAACGATGGCAACTACATCATCAGCCTCGGCAATCTGTGCCGCTGGCTTGCGGAACAGGCCGAAGCCCTGGGCGTTGAGATCTTCCCCGGCTTTGCCGCTGCAGAAGTACTGTATAACGAAGACGGCTCCGTAAAAGGTATCGCCACAGGCGATATGGGCGTTGGCGCCGATGGCGAACACAAAGACAGCTACATGCAGGGCATGGAGCTGCACGCCAAATACACCCTGTTTGCCGAGGGCTGTCGCGGACACCTGGGCAAGCAGCTGATCGCCAAATTCAGCCTGGACGCCGATCGCGATCCTCAGCACTACGGCATCGGTATCAAGGAAATCTGGAAAATCGACAGCGCCAAGCACCAGCAGGGCCTGGTAGTACATACCGCTGGCTGGCCGCTGGACGAATCCGGCTCTGCCGGCGGTGGCTTCCTCTATCACCTGGAAGACGACCAGGTAGTGGTTGGCCTGATCACCGACCTGTCGTACAGCAACCCGCATGTCAGTCCGTTTGACGAATTCCAGCGCTACAAGCATCACCCCGTGATCAAGCAGTACCTGGAAGGCGGTCAACGCGTTGCGTACGGCGCGCGCGCCATCGTAAAAGGTGGCCTGCAGTCCCAGCCCAAGATGACCTTCCCCGGTGGCCTGCTGATCGGTGATGACGCCGGCACCCTGAACTTTGCCAAGATCAAGGGCAATCACACCGCGATGAAGTCCGGCATGCTGGCCGCGGAGTCCGTGGCAGAGGCACTGGCTGCAGAGCGCACCAGTGATGAAGTCACCGACTACAGTGAGCGCTACAAGAACAGCTGGGCATGGAAAGAGCTGCATATGCAGCGCAACTTCGGTCCAGCACAGCACAAGTGGGGCAATATCCTTGGCTCGGCTTACGCGTTCCTCGACATCAATGTGTTCAAGGGCAAGCTGCCCTGGACCCTGAGCGACAACAAAGCGGATCACGCACAGCTGAAACCTGCGGCGGACTGCAAGAAAATCAACTATCCGAAGCCGGATGGCGTGCTGAGCTTCGACAAGCTCTCCTCGGTGTTTATCTCCAACACCAACCACGAGGAAGACCAGCCGTGCCACCTGACCCTGAAGGACAGCGATATTCCGCTGAACCACAACCTGCCGATCTATGATGAACCCGCACAGCGCTACTGCCCTGCCGGTGTTTATGAAGTCATTGAGGAAGGTGACAGCAAACGCTTCCAGATCAATGCACAGAACTGCGTGCACTGTAAGACCTGCGATATCAAGGACCCCACCCAGAATATCGTATGGGTGACGCCCGAAGGTGGCGGTGGCCCTAACTACCCCAATATGTAA